DNA sequence from the Acidobacteriota bacterium genome:
CAGCCCGGCAACAAAGAGGGCCTGATCGCGGATCATTTCTGCCGGCAGCCGCAAACGCGGCCCGCGCGCCAACAGGCGATTGTCAGGATCATCGGATTGCGGATTGCGGCCTTGCAGTGTGGATGATTGCGGATTAGTAAGCTCGGCTCGTTTGGATGATTGACGATAGGTTGCGCTCATCACGATGGTTTTGAGCAGTCGTTTAATGTTCCAGGCATTCGGTTGCCGTTGACTACAGTCTGCAATCCGCCATCCGCAATCCGCCATCCGCAATTCCACCGCCAGCCAATCCAACAATTCCGGATGCGAGGGCAGTTCGCCTTGCGCGCCAAAATCTTCGATCGTTTTGACGAGGCCCGTGCCAAAGAGCATTTGCCAAAAGCGATTGACCGTCACACGCGCCGTTAGCGGGTTTGCGGCGCTCACCAGCCAGCGGGCGAATTCGAGCCGATTGGCCGGCGGCGTTGTCGAGGGCGCGCACAAGGCAGCGGGTAACCCGCGCGGCACGATTTCGCCGGGCGCGTCGTAAGCGCCGCGTCGCAAAATGTGCGCGGGACGCGGCGCGGCGGTTTCGTCCATCACCATCACCAGCGGATAGGTGCGTTCGTGTTGCAGCAACGCCAGCCGGGCAGCCGCGCGTTGACGATAGGCTTGCCGCACTTCAGCAGGCGCATAACTCGACTGCCAGGCATTGAGCAGTTTCAGCCGCTGCGCCGTGCTGCGTTGCGCGGTTGGCAGCGCGGCAATTTTGGGCAAGGCCTCGGCACACGCCAGCACAGCGATGTCGTCGGCGCCTGGCAGCGCCTGATACAAACGCACTTCGCTGAGCTGTCCTTTGAAACGGAGTTCCGGCCCGCCGCCCGCGCCGATTTTTAAGGTCGCGCTGCTGTCGGCAAAGGTGCGAAAGATGCGCGTGAGATTGGGCTTGAGCGTTTGTTTGCGTCCGTCGAGATAGATTTGCGCGCGTTCGTAATTTTCGCGCCCGTCAAACAGCGCGACGACGTGGTGCCATTGTTTGAGGGGGATCGCCTCAGCGGTTTCGACGCGCCAGGCATCGTCGGGAAAGGCGCTCACGGCGTTCCAGTGCAACTTGTCATTGAGCAGGAACAAACCGTAGCCGCGCGTTTTGGGCACGCCGTTTTCCGTTTCGCCTGCCACTTCTTGCATCTTTGTCAGCAACGCGCCCGCGTTTTCGGATTCGGCATAAAACCACAGCGAAACGGCAAATTGATCGCGGTGCTCGACCAAGCGGTCTTGGTAATCAAAATTGCCGATGCGCCCGGCTTCATAAAAGAGCTGGCCGTCGAAGATCGTTGCTTCGCCTGCGGGCACTGTCGTGTGCGTGGGCGTGCCTGCGCGAAACGCGAGCACTGGCGGTGTGTTGGCGGTGGCAATTGGGATAGCCGCGTAACCCGCCGTGACGCGCGCTTTTTCTTGCAACAGGATTTCGCCTTGCGCCTGCGCGCCTAGCGAGTGACGGAACAACAGGTTTTCTGACGGAAACCATTGTTGCGGCGTGCTGACAGCGGACAATGAACGCTCCCAATGCCGGCGCGTGGCGGCGTGCTGTTGGGTCAATTGCTGTAAGTTCTGTTCGGCCTGCGCAAGCTGTGCTTGCAATTTTTTCGCCTGCGCCTGTTGCTCACGCGTCGGCGCGTACAGGAACGGCGGCGAGTTGTGATAGGCCGAGCGCCCGTCTTCGCGGATGCTGTTGAAGTAGGCGTAAAGCCGGTAATACTCCTGTTGCGTGAACGGATCGTACTTGTGATTGTGGCAACGCGCGCAACCCAGGGTCAGGCCCAGAAAGACGGTGGAGGTGGTATCCACGCGATCCACGACGTATTCGACTGCGTATTCTTCCGGCACCAACCCGTCTTCCGAATTCTGGCGATGATTGCGGTTGAAGCCGGTGGCGAGGCGTTGATTCAAAGTCGGGTTGGGCAACAGATCGCCGCCGAGTTGTTCGATGGTGAATTGATCGAACGGCATGTTTTGATTGAAGGCTTCGATCACCCAATCGCGCCAGCGCCACATCTCGCGGTCGCCATCGTTTTGATACCCGTTCGTGTCGGCATAGCGCGCGGCATCCAGCCATTTGAACGCCATCCGCTCGCCATATCGCGGCGAGGCTAGCAAACGATCCACGATCGTCTCGTATGCATTCGGCGCCGTGTCGTTCAGAAAGGCATCCAGTTCCGGAACGGTCGGTGGCAAGCCGGTCAGATCGAAAGAAAGCCGCCGCAGCAAGGTCGCGCGCTCTGCTGCGGGCGCGGGTTGCACGCCCTCACGCTCAAGCCGGGCGAGCACAAAATAATCAATGGCATTTTTCGGCCACGCGCTGTTTTTGACGGCGGGCAAGGCCGGGCGGATGGGCGGGACAAAGGCCCAATGCGTTTCCCAATGCGCGCCTTGCCTGGTCCATTCGGTCAGCGTTGCGATTTCGCGGGGCGTCAGCGTGCGGCCTGCATCCGCCGGGGGCATGCGCATGGCCGCGTTAGCGTGCGTGATGCGTTTGACGAGTTCGCTTTGCTCCGGCTGGCCCGGCACGATGGCGCGCCGCCCACGACTTAGTTCCGCTTTCGCGGCGGCTTCTGTATCCAGCCGCAGCCTGATCTTTTTCGCGGTGGCATCCGGCCCGTGGCAAACAAAACATTTCTCCGCCAGGATCGGGCGCACGTCGCGATTGAATTGAATGGCGGACGGGGAGTACGTGGCCGTTTGTTGCGCAACCGCGCTGATTGCCACAAACAGCACACAGAAACTGCGCAAAGACTGGCGCCGCAGGAAGGTGTGCATTGCAGGAATAGCCCTCAAAGTCAGATGAACTTGTTTGGTGAGACGTCCGGGTGATGCAAGCGTCCGCTGCTATTGGGATGGCAAATCCCGTTGGCGTCAAGTGCTGTCAGGCTGCCCGGACAGATTTTCACCGCCACTTTGCTAAACTTAGATCGGTTTTCACTTCGGTGTACGGGAAACCCGCGCAGCGGGACAGTACCGCGCGCGTGAGTAAGCGGCACGTTGACAGTTCAACCCTGGGTGCAAGCCTGACGCGCCGCTTGCTCACGCGCGCGGTACTGTCCCAGCGTCAACTGACTCCCGTAAACGCAATTGAAAACCGCTCTAGTTGCGCGCACGCGCTCACGGGTCAGACCTCTGCACTTTAGTAACTCATTACACGAGAAACTAAGTTATCTCGTGTTTTGAAAATTGTTTTTGCCGCGTTAGCGGCGGTTGAATTTAGCCGTGGGTTTTCAACCCACGGTATCCGCGCCACAAACCCGCGTCGCGTCAGCGACGCTTGAATGGTCGCGTGTTTCAAGCGTCGCTGACGCGACGCGCAATGCTGAACATTTCGACCTTTACACCGACTATTTGATTAGCTCGCTTGGGCCAACTACGGCGACGGGCTTGTCTTCCTTGCTGGATGGGCAGTTGAGTCATGATCAAGTGACGCGGTTATTAGCCTCCGCACCAATCTCGACCGGCGACACCTGCCGCGTCGCCCCGTCACGCCGCACGTGCGGAACCACCAGTGTATACGGATCGAAGACCACTACATCCTTCACGCCTTGCGAAAGGTAAAAGCGCGGGCCGATTTCCAGGTCTTTGGCTTCGTAGCCTTTGCTGATTGGTTTCGATCACGGCTTCAGGTAAGCGCGTAACGGCTTTGCCTTCTTCGTCCGGTTTACCCTCATCGTGGCGCAATCAATCTGTTTTCTTAAGCACACAACGAATGTTCACTGGAGGCTTTCAGCGAACCCAGCATCTCAAGAAGGCAGCGACCTTGAGCCAGTTCATCAAAAACAACTTCCTCCACGATGTAAGGCGGACCGTCATGCCTGCGGTCGTCTTCTTGATCAAGTCGAATTGCAACGATCACGCGTGTACCGATGTCAGTACGACGCCATCTGCTAGCGGCGAGATAAAACTCCAACCCAATGTAAAAATCCGCTTTGGTCATCATAGCTTTAACGCAAGGCCTCAAACACTTCCAAGGCAAACGGCACCCGCCCGAACGGGGCGGAAACTTGTACGCCCTGTACGTAAGGCCGCACTTCGGCCAGCATCTCTTGTGCAATCTTGATGCCTTCTTTGAGCGCAGCCGCGCCATCCTCGCAGTTGCGCATGCGTTCGAGAATGTTGTCGGGGACGGTGACGCCGGGGACTTCGTTGTTCAGGAACTCGGCGTTGCGGAAACTGACCAGCGGCCAGATGCCGGGGATGATGGGGATGCGGCAGTGTTCGATGCGTTTCAAGAACGTCTTAAGCTGATCGGTGTCAAAGACCGGTTGCGTGATGGCGTATTCGGCGCCCGCTTCGACCTTGTATTCAAAGCGGCGCAGCTCGTAATCCAAATCCTGCGCGCCCGGGTTGACGCCGACGCCGATGACGAATTTGGTCGGTTCGCCGATGGAGTTGCCGCCGGGGTCTATGCCGTGGTTCAGGCGGTTGACCAGATTGCACAGGCCGATGGCGTCAATGTCGAAGACAGCCGTAGCATCGGGATACGGCCCCATCTTCGGCGGGTCGCCCGTGACGAGCAGGAAGTTGCGCAAGCCCAGCGCCGCCGCGCCCAGCAAGTCAGAAAACATGCCCAACAGATTTCTATCGCGGCAGGCGTAATGCGTGACGGCTTCGAGGCCGACTTGTTGTTCGATGATCAAGGACACCGCCAGCGCGCCCATGCGCGATTGCGCGCGCGGGCCATCGGGCACGTTGACCGCGTCCACGCCGTTGTCTTTGAGCAGCCGCACGCTCTTGAGCATGGCGGACGGATCGCAGCCTTTGGGCGGGACGATTTCGACGCTGGTGACGAATTCATTGTTGGCGATCTTCTTCGCCCAACGCGAACGTTCGGCAAACGGCGTGGGCGGCACGGCTTGAGAGGCGCTCTCTTCGTGCGTGACGGCGGCGATGGAGGTGCGGCCTGGACTGAGCGCGCGCGCTGCGTCCACCATCAGCTTGATGTGTTCGGGCGTCGTGCCGCAACAACCGCCGACGAAGCGCACGCCCGCGCTGATCAAGCGTTTGGCGTATTCACCCAAGTAATCGGGCGAGGCCATGTACATGCGCCGCCCACCGACGTCGCGCGGATTGCCAGCGTTCGGTTGTGCGGACAGGCGGCGCGTCGTGTGCGGGCGCATCTTTTCGACGGCTTCCAAAATCGTTTGCGGGCCGACCGAACAGTTCAAGCCGATGATGTCATCGGGGCCGAGCCAGGCGTCCAGGCGTTCGGTGAAAACTTCGGGCGCGGTGCCAAAGGCCGTCTCGCCGCGTTCGTTGATGGTCATCTGCGCGAAGATGACGTGGTCGCACAGTTCGCGCACGGCCAGAATGGCTTGCCGCATCTCGGCCAAGTCGTGGAAGGTTTCGAGCACGAAGCAATCCACACCATTTTCCAGCAACACCTGCGCCTGCTCTTTGAAGAGAGCACGCGCCTCGTCCACCGAAGTCGGGCCGTAAGGTTCGATGCGCACGCCGATGGGCGAAATCGCGCCCGCGATAAACACGTCTTGTTTGGCGGACTCAATGGCGTTGCGCGCGAGCTTGACGGCGGCGGCATTGATCTCGGCCAGCTTGTCATCCAGCCCTTGTTTCGCCAGCCGCAACCGCGACGCGCCATAAGTATTGGTCTCGATGATTTCCGCGCCCGCCTTGATGTATTCGCGGTGGATGTTGGCGATCAGGTCAGGCGCGGACAGATTCAACTCGTCATAGCTGCGGTTGATGTAAACGCCCTTGCTGTAAATCATCGTGCCCATCGCGCCGTCAAAGACACGCACACGGTCGGCTTGAATAAAGTCTCGAAAGTTTTTCATGGTGATGTTTCCAAATGAAAACGCCTCACGTTAGGTTCACGCGAGGCGGTTGCCAATTTCGATTTGGGCGGCTCCAGAACAGGCTCTTTAGCAGTTTTTAGGGTGGAGCAATTCGCCGGAAATCGCCACGCGTTGAATTGTCGAGTCGAAAATGAAAGGCGAATCTAGCGTGCGCTTCGGGGTAGTGTCAACCGCAATTTTTGCTGGTTAAAGAGAGCGATTACGGAACAGACGGAAATAACAGAACAGACAGAAGAGGAACGAAAACCAATCGGTCACGATCCGTGCATTCTGTTATTTCTGTGTGTTCGGTAATCTCCTTTCTGCTCTTCACGCTGACCACGCACTGCGCTATCATCCGCCCCGTCGCAACCGCGCTTGACGATGGCGACGCCGGCACATTCAGCATTCATCAAGCACTCAACACATAGCCGACTGTTTACAGCCGACACCAACCCAGCGAGGTGTTTATGCTCCGCCTGTTGTCTCTTGCGCTACTGCTTTGCGCGTCGTCCATTTTTGCTCATCATCTTGACGACCTGGATCACGCCGTGATCGAAGGCCGTCTCACCGACGCCAATGGCGGCGCAATTCCAGCCGCCGCCGTCACGCTCAAACAAATCAACACCGGCCAGCAACGCCGCGCCGTCAGCAAGGCCGATGGCAGCTTCCGGTTCAGTGCGTTGCTGCCCAGTGTTTATGAATTGCGCATCGTCGCGCAGGGTTTTCAGACCGTCGTTTACCAAGACGTTCAAACCAGCGCGGGTCAAACCTTGCGGCGCGACTTCGCGCTCAATCCGGCGCAGGTCGCCGAGGAACTCACCATCAGCGCGACGGCGGGCGAAACGCAGGTGGACACGACGCGCACCATCGTCGGCGGCACGCTCAATCGCGCGCACGTTGACGAATTGCCCGTCGAGACGCGCAATGTCTTCGATCTGATTTACTTGCTGCCGGGCGTCGGCGCGCCCGCCTTCACCGACCGCGATTTGGCCGAGGGCGACCGCAAAGATAGCTTTGGCCGCACGCCCGAAGAGTCGGGTATGTTCAGCCTGAACGGCGGCACCGCGTTTTCAAACAACCTGACGATAGAGGGTCTCGACAACAACGACGACCGCAGCGCGCGCGAACGCTTCGTTCCGACAATGGACGCCGTCGAAGAAGTGCAGATCGTCACCAATCAATTTTCGGCGGAGTATGGCCGCGCGTCGGGCGGGCGCATCAACCTGCGTTTGCGCGGCGGCGCGAATCAGTGGCGCGGGCGCGGCTTTTACTACTTCCGCGATGAGAGCTTGAATGCCAATGCCTATCGGCGCAACGCCGATCCTGCGCGCGGCTTCCGCTTGCCCTTTCAAAATCACAATCCGGGCGCGAGCTTTGGCGGGCCGCTTAAGAAAGACAAGCTGTTTTTCTTTGCCACCTACGAATACGACAACGTGTATGACCGCGCGGACATCGCGGCGCTCGTGCCTGTCGCGGCGAACCCGGCGTTTGCGTTGCCCCAACCGAACGGCGCGAATCTGGGCTTCACCGCCAAAGACCGCACGGGCAAAAGCATCGTCGTCAATGACGGCGCGGCGGTGGGCTTGTATGACGAACGCATCACGACGCCGCGTCGCGCCCACACGCTGCAATGGCGCACCGACGCGCATTTCACTGGCACGCACAGCGCGTTCGGTTTGCTGACGCTGGCGCGCAATCGTGACGAACGCGGCTTCCCCGGTGAACGGCGCACGCTCGACACTTTGCGCGCGACGGGGCGCAACAGCGTTGGCCTTGCCTTTGGCGATGATTTCATCTTCTCGCCCCGGCTGGTCAACAACGCGCGCTTTCAGTTCTCGCGCCTGTTGCCGCACGATGCGCCGCCGGGTGATCAGCCCGTCGTGCTGATAGACATTGACGATCCGCGCGATGTGATCGGCGACACCAGCGACAACGCGCTCACGCGCACTGGCAGCCTGCTGGCTGGTTCCAGCAACACGGGCGGCCTCGAACGGCGCGAGATGCGCTGGCAGGCGCAAGACACGCTCAGTTATTCACGCGGCGGCCACAACGTGCGCGCGGGCGTGGACGTGCAGGCGATTCGTTCGCGCTTCGTTGATCTGAGCGATGCGTCCGGCACGTTCCGCTTCGCCTCGGTCGGCGATTTTCTGGCGAACAAACCGGCGCGCTACGAACATCGTTTCAACACCACGTCGGAGTTGCGCAACACCTACGCGGGCGTGTTTGCGCAGGATGATTGGCGCGTGCGGCGGCAGTTGACCTTTTCATTCGGCGTGCGTTGGGACAATGAGACGATTTTGAAAGACCGCAACAACAT
Encoded proteins:
- a CDS encoding DUF1553 domain-containing protein; amino-acid sequence: MHTFLRRQSLRSFCVLFVAISAVAQQTATYSPSAIQFNRDVRPILAEKCFVCHGPDATAKKIRLRLDTEAAAKAELSRGRRAIVPGQPEQSELVKRITHANAAMRMPPADAGRTLTPREIATLTEWTRQGAHWETHWAFVPPIRPALPAVKNSAWPKNAIDYFVLARLEREGVQPAPAAERATLLRRLSFDLTGLPPTVPELDAFLNDTAPNAYETIVDRLLASPRYGERMAFKWLDAARYADTNGYQNDGDREMWRWRDWVIEAFNQNMPFDQFTIEQLGGDLLPNPTLNQRLATGFNRNHRQNSEDGLVPEEYAVEYVVDRVDTTSTVFLGLTLGCARCHNHKYDPFTQQEYYRLYAYFNSIREDGRSAYHNSPPFLYAPTREQQAQAKKLQAQLAQAEQNLQQLTQQHAATRRHWERSLSAVSTPQQWFPSENLLFRHSLGAQAQGEILLQEKARVTAGYAAIPIATANTPPVLAFRAGTPTHTTVPAGEATIFDGQLFYEAGRIGNFDYQDRLVEHRDQFAVSLWFYAESENAGALLTKMQEVAGETENGVPKTRGYGLFLLNDKLHWNAVSAFPDDAWRVETAEAIPLKQWHHVVALFDGRENYERAQIYLDGRKQTLKPNLTRIFRTFADSSATLKIGAGGGPELRFKGQLSEVRLYQALPGADDIAVLACAEALPKIAALPTAQRSTAQRLKLLNAWQSSYAPAEVRQAYRQRAAARLALLQHERTYPLVMVMDETAAPRPAHILRRGAYDAPGEIVPRGLPAALCAPSTTPPANRLEFARWLVSAANPLTARVTVNRFWQMLFGTGLVKTIEDFGAQGELPSHPELLDWLAVELRMADCGWRIADCSQRQPNAWNIKRLLKTIVMSATYRQSSKRAELTNPQSSTLQGRNPQSDDPDNRLLARGPRLRLPAEMIRDQALFVAGLLVEKQGGPSVKPYQPAGLLKDMVFSNMTDYAQAQGADLWRRSLYTYWKRTVLNPSMQVFDATAREQCTVRETRTNTPLQALNLMNDVTYVEAARLLAERMLLAGGATPQQRLAWAFRAVTSRQPDADELQMLQKSLGSQLDYFRQQPQAAEKLLLIGQKRNNATLNAAELAAYTMTASLLLNLDEAITKP
- a CDS encoding bifunctional homocysteine S-methyltransferase/methylenetetrahydrofolate reductase gives rise to the protein MKNFRDFIQADRVRVFDGAMGTMIYSKGVYINRSYDELNLSAPDLIANIHREYIKAGAEIIETNTYGASRLRLAKQGLDDKLAEINAAAVKLARNAIESAKQDVFIAGAISPIGVRIEPYGPTSVDEARALFKEQAQVLLENGVDCFVLETFHDLAEMRQAILAVRELCDHVIFAQMTINERGETAFGTAPEVFTERLDAWLGPDDIIGLNCSVGPQTILEAVEKMRPHTTRRLSAQPNAGNPRDVGGRRMYMASPDYLGEYAKRLISAGVRFVGGCCGTTPEHIKLMVDAARALSPGRTSIAAVTHEESASQAVPPTPFAERSRWAKKIANNEFVTSVEIVPPKGCDPSAMLKSVRLLKDNGVDAVNVPDGPRAQSRMGALAVSLIIEQQVGLEAVTHYACRDRNLLGMFSDLLGAAALGLRNFLLVTGDPPKMGPYPDATAVFDIDAIGLCNLVNRLNHGIDPGGNSIGEPTKFVIGVGVNPGAQDLDYELRRFEYKVEAGAEYAITQPVFDTDQLKTFLKRIEHCRIPIIPGIWPLVSFRNAEFLNNEVPGVTVPDNILERMRNCEDGAAALKEGIKIAQEMLAEVRPYVQGVQVSAPFGRVPFALEVFEALR
- a CDS encoding TonB-dependent receptor — protein: MLRLLSLALLLCASSIFAHHLDDLDHAVIEGRLTDANGGAIPAAAVTLKQINTGQQRRAVSKADGSFRFSALLPSVYELRIVAQGFQTVVYQDVQTSAGQTLRRDFALNPAQVAEELTISATAGETQVDTTRTIVGGTLNRAHVDELPVETRNVFDLIYLLPGVGAPAFTDRDLAEGDRKDSFGRTPEESGMFSLNGGTAFSNNLTIEGLDNNDDRSARERFVPTMDAVEEVQIVTNQFSAEYGRASGGRINLRLRGGANQWRGRGFYYFRDESLNANAYRRNADPARGFRLPFQNHNPGASFGGPLKKDKLFFFATYEYDNVYDRADIAALVPVAANPAFALPQPNGANLGFTAKDRTGKSIVVNDGAAVGLYDERITTPRRAHTLQWRTDAHFTGTHSAFGLLTLARNRDERGFPGERRTLDTLRATGRNSVGLAFGDDFIFSPRLVNNARFQFSRLLPHDAPPGDQPVVLIDIDDPRDVIGDTSDNALTRTGSLLAGSSNTGGLERREMRWQAQDTLSYSRGGHNVRAGVDVQAIRSRFVDLSDASGTFRFASVGDFLANKPARYEHRFNTTSELRNTYAGVFAQDDWRVRRQLTFSFGVRWDNETILKDRNNIGPRLAVAWAPRGSHRMAVRAGYGIFYNRALLRTLDDYTLTSNALLVDTNNAAAARLLTELRFPAVLAANDARVMQLGVREAGFLRRLGKDFRIPESYQASLGIERELRRGTKLEVSYVFNRGAHLWREINANAARLPAGFRDFAAYLTARDFDNRVNTQTGLRPITTTGNADNVRFDLSTTTSRTFTEAGRSFVLFGLNNPSTSNAAGSYRSALAALRNLRPDPALTQVEELQALGNSAYHGVSVEVLQRLSKRGSLRASYTLSKLIDDGTLNTSSPLVVGDFRRERALSALDTRHRVVLSSYYQLPNWLARLTLAGTLQFSSARPFNISLGSSGNDRNLDDVNTDRPNFSGNSEVLKWRRANEPLANGVAEALTLPTLGTSGNLPRNAGRGPNTYTLNLRLAREFQVAEKRRLTWQLEAFNPLNATVFSFGAEFVNFNPSSLGNFMVPPRTVKPRTLRLGLRFEF